The Sphingomonas aliaeris genome segment GACGTCCTGCCGCCGTCCGATGCCCGCCCCGACGATCTCGCCGCGATCCTGTATACCTCTGGATCGACCGGGAAGCCGAAGGGCGTGATGCTGAGCCATGCGAATTTATGGCTCGGCGCGATTTCCGTCGCGCATTACCTGAACATATCGCCCGCCGATCGCGTGCTCGGCGTGCTGCCGCTCAGCTTCGATTACGGGCAGAACCAGCTTTTTTCGACCTGGGCAGCGGGTGGCGCCTATGCGCCGCTCGATTACCTGACTGCGCGGGATGTCGTGAAAGCGGTCGATCGCGTTGGCGCGACCACGATCGCAGGCGTGCCGCCACTCTGGGTCCAGTTGCTGGAGGCGGAATGGCCGCCCGAGATCGCCGCGAAGGTGAAGCGGCTGACGAATTCCGGGGGCGCTCTGACCCCGCGGCTCGTCCGGGCGCTGCGCAGGCAGTTCCCCGAAGCGGACCTGTATCCGATGTACGGACTGACCGAGGCGTTCCGATCGACCTATCTGCCGCCCGATCTGGTCGACGCACATCCCGACGCGATGGGGCGCGCGATACCGTTCGCCGAAGTCCGCGTGGCGCGTGCCGATGGCTCTCGCGCCGCCCCGGGGGAGGCGGGGGAACTGGTGCATGCGGGGCCACTCGTCGCGCAGGGCTATTGGGGCGACGCCGAACGGACGGCACACCGGTTTCGCGATGCGCCCGACTGGGCGGACGCCGGCGGAAAGGCGGTCTGGTCGGGCGACACGGTCATCGAGGGC includes the following:
- a CDS encoding AMP-binding protein, encoding MIPLDPTPYPIDILPSRGGRHDVALIARDGALSFEELEGLTGRLAAAISAVGLAPGDRVASWLPKTRTACVMPMVAPRAGMVHVPINPGLKHAQVSHILHDSGARLLVTQAARASTLVAGDVPAECRIVIEDELTADDVLPPSDARPDDLAAILYTSGSTGKPKGVMLSHANLWLGAISVAHYLNISPADRVLGVLPLSFDYGQNQLFSTWAAGGAYAPLDYLTARDVVKAVDRVGATTIAGVPPLWVQLLEAEWPPEIAAKVKRLTNSGGALTPRLVRALRRQFPEADLYPMYGLTEAFRSTYLPPDLVDAHPDAMGRAIPFAEVRVARADGSRAAPGEAGELVHAGPLVAQGYWGDAERTAHRFRDAPDWADAGGKAVWSGDTVIEGADGLFRFVGRDDEMIKSAGNRISPNEIEDAILSGGEATEAVAFGLPDDRLGQAIMVVLRGDGDAEPKLRARLRTDLPGFMQPQQYIWRDELPRNANGKLDRAALKKEFLS